AGTCATCGCTACTATAAACTTAAAGCAAGAATATTAAAAAAAGATAGACTTGAATACTGGGATAGAAACGCCCCTTTATTTGATGATAAGGAAGAAAGGATTCCATATGAAGCGGCAAAAGTTCTTGTAAAAGAAGCTTACGCTGAGTTTTCACCAAAGCTAGCTGAAATTGTTCAACGATTTTATGATAATGAATGGATTGATGTTTATCCGAGGAAAGGGAAGATAGGAGGGGCTTTTTGTTCTCTTACTGTTCCCTCGGTTCATCCTTATTTGTTGCTAAACTATCAGGGCAAGACAAATGACTTGAGAACATTAGCACATGAGCTAGGTCATGGTATTCATACAATACTTGCAAAAGATCAGGGTGTTTTAATGTTTGGAACACCACTTACGATTGCAGAAACAGCATCTGTATTCGGTGAAATGTTAGCATTTGAAAAAACAAAAAAACTGAATCCCAAAAAAATGCTTGCAAGTAAAATTGAGGATATGCTCAATACCGTTGTGCGTCAGATTGCTTTTCATGAATTTGAAATAGCCGTTCACTCAGAGCTTAAAAAAGGCGGAGAGCTAACCTTGAAAGAATTAAATGCTATTTTTAGACGCACACAAGAAGAAGCTTTAGGACCACATGTCAATCTTGATCCAGCTGTCGACAGGCTTTGGATTTATGTATCTCACTTCGTGCATGAGCCTTTTTATGTTTATGCGTATGCATTCGGAGATTGTCTTGTGAATAGTTTGTATATGCAATATAAGAAAACTAAAGATAAAAAGCTGTTTGTAGAAAAATACATTGAATTTTTATCAGCAGGTGGATCAAAATCTTATAAAGATTTGCTTGAGCCTTTTGATCTGGATCCGACGCAAAAATCATTCTGGGAGAATGGTTTGAAATTAATCAGCGACATGATTGATGAACTAGAGAGTCTCCTCTAAAATCGTGATAGCATAGACGTAGGAGAGTAAACACATTTGGTTATGGAAACCTGGGATTTAACCGATTTATGCGCAGATGACAAAACAGCACTTTCGATAATTAAAGACTGTTTAAAAGATGCAAAGGATTTTGCGAAACAGTATCAAGATTTATTTAAAGCCGCACCTGAAGAACATACTCTGAATAAAGCTTTAACGCAATATGAGGCGTTGCTTGAGGTTGTATATAAATTACTTAGCTACTCTTCACTTAAACACTCTGTAAATTTAGATGATGATGAAGTTGGGAAGCTTTATCAAGCGATTATGGAGATGTATGCACAAATAAAGACCGAGCTTGTTTTTTTTGAAAATGGACTTGTTAAGCTTCCTAAACTTCCATATAAAACAAAATATGATTATTTCCTAGAAACATTAAGGTTGCATAAAGCACATATTTTAGACGATGCCACAGAGCAATACGCAA
The genomic region above belongs to Alphaproteobacteria bacterium and contains:
- a CDS encoding M3 family oligoendopeptidase, whose protein sequence is MLKIKHILCAIPLFCIGCASEKITPTTPQIEISTKDKWDLKDLCADDKTAIQSMNQLLKQAQAFKIKHQNLFKTTPKEADLKKALEEYEEFYEKVSKVFSYASLKHSVNLEDDATGKMYQSVVSLYTQINSELVFFQNEIIKLPNLSYKTKYDYWLKNLRLWKSHILDTKTEEYATQKSLTSDAAWVRLYDETLASIVFKFDGQELRLEEVLTKTLDPDETIRKKAILSLSEGLKGQEKVFVRIFNTVGQDSRIENSFRKFSTPDSSRHLSNQIEKEVVDLLVATVKENYKKLSHRYYKLKARILKKDRLEYWDRNAPLFDDKEERIPYEAAKVLVKEAYAEFSPKLAEIVQRFYDNEWIDVYPRKGKIGGAFCSLTVPSVHPYLLLNYQGKTNDLRTLAHELGHGIHTILAKDQGVLMFGTPLTIAETASVFGEMLAFEKTKKLNPKKMLASKIEDMLNTVVRQIAFHEFEIAVHSELKKGGELTLKELNAIFRRTQEEALGPHVNLDPAVDRLWIYVSHFVHEPFYVYAYAFGDCLVNSLYMQYKKTKDKKLFVEKYIEFLSAGGSKSYKDLLEPFDLDPTQKSFWENGLKLISDMIDELESLL